From the genome of Halorussus caseinilyticus, one region includes:
- a CDS encoding FAD synthase produces the protein MTHVIAQGTFDILHPGHVHYLRDAKAMGDRLTVIVARRENVTHKEPPILPNRQRRDVVAALDAVDDARVGHPEDIFAPIEEMAPDIIALGHDQHHDEAAIEDELARRGIDCEVRRASARGPEYEGELLSTGRIIDRILEERE, from the coding sequence CCCCGGACACGTCCACTACCTCCGAGACGCGAAGGCGATGGGCGACCGACTCACGGTCATCGTCGCCCGGAGGGAGAACGTCACGCACAAGGAACCGCCGATTCTGCCGAACCGCCAGCGCCGGGATGTGGTCGCCGCCCTCGACGCGGTGGACGACGCCCGCGTGGGCCATCCCGAAGACATCTTCGCGCCAATCGAGGAGATGGCCCCGGACATCATCGCCCTCGGCCACGACCAGCACCACGACGAGGCCGCAATCGAAGACGAACTCGCCCGGCGGGGCATCGACTGCGAGGTCCGGCGCGCGAGCGCCCGCGGTCCCGAGTACGAGGGCGAACTGCTCTCTACCGGACGGATTATCGACAGGATATTGGAAGAGCGCGAGTAG
- a CDS encoding NAD(P)/FAD-dependent oxidoreductase, producing the protein MTDKVVVLGAGYAGAGAVQRLEDELEHSDAELTWISENNYHLVLHESHRIIRDPSVEDDITIPVGDIASPSTQFLQARVEEVDTDDQTVELDDGDSVEYDYLLVALGSQTAYYGIPGMEENALTLKGLDDAREIHQQVKQAASEASRNDPAKVVIGGAGLSGIQSAGEVAEFRDSRRAPIDIYLVEALEEIMPGQDSELQGTVRRHLEEADVEILTDDPITEADEDAIHFDEGDPLDYDVFVWTGGITGQDALDDCNLDNEHNRVTCESDFQTSDENVFAVGDSAVIDQGDNPAPPTAQAAWQAAEVVGENIARAINDQPLETWTHEDKGTVISIGDTAVAHNVKAGGMSFPVRTFNSYPAQFLKKAIAARWIADVSSLPKALKAWDSL; encoded by the coding sequence ATGACTGATAAGGTCGTCGTACTCGGCGCGGGTTACGCCGGTGCAGGCGCGGTTCAGCGATTGGAAGACGAACTGGAACACTCGGACGCAGAGCTGACGTGGATTTCGGAGAACAACTACCACCTCGTCCTTCACGAGTCCCACCGTATCATCCGCGACCCGAGCGTCGAGGACGACATCACGATTCCGGTTGGCGACATCGCTTCGCCGAGTACGCAGTTCCTACAGGCACGAGTCGAGGAAGTCGATACCGACGACCAGACGGTCGAACTCGACGATGGCGATTCGGTCGAGTACGACTACCTGCTGGTCGCACTCGGGAGCCAAACCGCCTACTACGGCATCCCCGGCATGGAGGAGAACGCCCTGACTCTGAAGGGTCTGGACGACGCCCGCGAGATTCACCAGCAGGTCAAGCAGGCCGCCTCCGAAGCCTCGCGCAACGACCCCGCGAAGGTCGTCATCGGCGGCGCTGGTCTGTCGGGCATCCAGAGCGCGGGCGAAGTCGCGGAGTTCCGCGACTCGCGGCGCGCGCCCATCGACATCTACCTCGTGGAGGCCCTCGAAGAGATTATGCCCGGACAGGACTCGGAACTGCAGGGGACGGTCCGGCGACACCTCGAAGAGGCCGACGTGGAGATTCTGACCGACGACCCCATCACCGAGGCCGACGAGGACGCCATCCACTTCGACGAGGGCGACCCCCTCGACTACGACGTGTTCGTCTGGACCGGCGGCATCACCGGTCAGGACGCGCTGGACGACTGTAACCTCGACAACGAACACAACCGCGTCACCTGCGAGTCGGACTTCCAGACGAGCGACGAGAACGTCTTCGCGGTCGGCGACTCGGCCGTCATCGACCAAGGCGACAACCCCGCGCCGCCGACCGCACAGGCCGCGTGGCAGGCCGCCGAGGTCGTCGGCGAGAACATCGCCCGCGCCATCAACGACCAACCGCTCGAGACGTGGACGCACGAGGACAAGGGAACGGTCATCTCCATCGGCGACACCGCCGTCGCCCACAACGTGAAGGCCGGTGGCATGTCGTTCCCCGTCCGGACGTTCAACTCCTACCCCGCGCAGTTCCTCAAGAAGGCCATCGCCGCGCGCTGGATTGCGGACGTGAGTTCGCTCCCCAAGGCGCTGAAGGCGTGGGACTCGCTGTAA
- a CDS encoding Rrf2 family transcriptional regulator, translating into MSSIELTASQKKILRALVDLHRETEDAVKGEDIAEEVDRNPGTIRNQMQSLKALQLVEGVPGPKGGYKPTANAFDALGVQDMDQEAEVPLFHEGEEVEDANVEEIDLASVHHPELCRAEIHVRGSVREFHENDEVRVGPTPLSKLVVEGTVDGKDDTNNILILKIVSMEAPAEEPEH; encoded by the coding sequence ATGTCGTCAATCGAACTGACCGCGAGTCAGAAGAAAATTCTCCGCGCACTCGTAGACCTCCACCGGGAGACCGAAGACGCAGTCAAAGGCGAGGACATCGCCGAGGAGGTAGACCGCAACCCCGGAACGATTCGGAATCAGATGCAGAGCCTGAAGGCCCTCCAGTTGGTCGAAGGCGTCCCCGGTCCGAAAGGGGGGTACAAACCGACCGCGAACGCCTTCGACGCTCTCGGCGTCCAAGACATGGACCAAGAGGCCGAAGTACCGTTGTTCCACGAGGGAGAGGAAGTCGAGGACGCGAACGTCGAGGAAATCGACCTCGCAAGCGTCCACCATCCGGAACTCTGCCGCGCGGAGATTCACGTCCGCGGGTCAGTCCGTGAGTTCCACGAGAACGACGAAGTTCGCGTCGGTCCCACGCCGCTTTCGAAACTCGTCGTCGAGGGGACGGTGGACGGGAAAGACGACACCAACAACATTCTCATTCTGAAAATCGTCTCGATGGAAGCACCCGCGGAAGAACCAGAACACTAA
- a CDS encoding NAD-dependent epimerase/dehydratase family protein — MQDKRVLVTGGAGFIGSNLANYLAEDNDVIAVDDLYLGTPENLDDSVEFHDASVLDDDLPTDGVDVLFHLAALSSYPMHEEDPTKGARVNVEGFVNAVEQVREDGCDTVVYASTSSIYGDRTEPSPEDMDVKARTGYEASKLARERYGEYFAYHYDMNMAGMRFFSVYEGFGGAEEHKDEYANLIAQFADELANGETPVIYGDGTQTRDFTHVSDIVRGLELAADHELTGIYNLGTGESYSLNTLVERLNDELDTDIEPEYVENPIPEKVYVHDTMADPSKMNEATGWEPQISFDEGLKQVCSYYE, encoded by the coding sequence ATGCAGGACAAACGCGTCCTCGTGACCGGTGGCGCAGGCTTCATCGGTTCGAATCTGGCGAACTACCTCGCCGAGGACAACGACGTAATCGCGGTAGACGACCTCTACCTCGGCACGCCCGAGAATCTGGACGATTCGGTCGAGTTCCACGACGCGAGCGTCTTGGACGACGACCTTCCGACCGACGGCGTGGACGTGCTGTTCCACCTCGCGGCGCTGTCGTCCTATCCCATGCACGAGGAAGACCCCACCAAGGGCGCGCGCGTCAACGTCGAAGGGTTCGTCAACGCGGTCGAGCAGGTCCGCGAAGACGGGTGTGACACCGTGGTCTACGCCTCGACCTCCTCGATTTACGGCGACCGGACCGAACCCTCGCCCGAGGACATGGACGTGAAAGCCCGGACCGGCTACGAGGCCTCGAAACTCGCCCGCGAGCGATACGGCGAGTACTTCGCGTACCACTACGACATGAACATGGCCGGGATGCGCTTTTTCAGCGTCTACGAGGGCTTCGGCGGCGCGGAGGAACACAAAGACGAGTACGCCAACCTCATCGCCCAGTTCGCCGACGAACTCGCAAACGGCGAGACCCCGGTCATCTACGGCGACGGGACCCAGACGCGAGACTTCACCCACGTCTCGGACATCGTTCGCGGTCTCGAACTCGCCGCGGACCACGAACTCACCGGAATCTACAACCTCGGCACGGGCGAATCCTACAGCCTCAACACGCTGGTCGAGCGCCTCAACGACGAACTCGACACCGACATCGAACCCGAGTACGTCGAGAACCCCATCCCCGAGAAGGTGTACGTCCACGACACGATGGCCGACCCCTCGAAGATGAACGAAGCCACCGGCTGGGAACCCCAGATTAGCTTCGACGAGGGGCTGAAGCAGGTCTGCTCGTACTACGAGTAG
- the rocF gene encoding arginase translates to MNRQVRIIGVPMDLGADRRGVDMGSSTIRYAGLADELDALGMDVTDAGDLPVPRAEERDPETEQPSEGTAKFLRETSEVCTNLADEVADALDSGQFPLVLGGDHSIAIGTVTGAARDADLGVVWFDAHGDFNTPATSPSGNVHGMPLAAVLGIGDFADTGWANAPNLSEENVAIVGLRSLDDDEREAIRESDVTAYTMSDIDERGVTPVVEDALDVATDGTDGIHVSLDMDWLDPKEAPGVGTPVRGGVNYREAHTALEKVAERDEAEDVLRSLEVVEVNAILDEHNETAELATELAASGLGKRIL, encoded by the coding sequence ATGAACCGACAGGTGCGAATCATCGGCGTCCCGATGGACCTCGGCGCGGACCGACGCGGCGTGGACATGGGGTCGTCTACCATCCGCTACGCCGGACTCGCCGACGAACTAGACGCCCTCGGCATGGACGTAACCGACGCGGGCGACCTGCCGGTCCCGCGGGCCGAGGAGCGCGACCCAGAGACCGAACAACCCAGCGAGGGGACGGCCAAGTTCCTGCGCGAAACCTCGGAGGTCTGCACGAACCTCGCCGACGAGGTGGCCGACGCCCTCGACTCGGGGCAGTTCCCGCTGGTCCTCGGCGGCGACCACTCCATCGCCATCGGAACCGTCACGGGCGCGGCCCGCGACGCCGACCTCGGCGTGGTCTGGTTCGACGCCCACGGCGACTTCAACACGCCCGCGACTTCGCCGTCGGGCAACGTCCACGGGATGCCCTTAGCCGCGGTCCTCGGCATCGGCGACTTCGCGGACACCGGGTGGGCCAACGCCCCGAATCTCAGCGAGGAGAACGTCGCCATCGTCGGTCTCCGGAGTCTGGACGACGACGAACGCGAGGCCATCCGCGAGAGCGACGTGACCGCCTACACCATGTCGGACATCGACGAGCGAGGCGTCACGCCGGTCGTGGAGGACGCCCTCGACGTTGCGACCGACGGCACCGACGGCATCCACGTCAGCCTCGACATGGACTGGCTCGACCCGAAGGAAGCGCCGGGCGTCGGCACGCCGGTCCGCGGCGGCGTCAACTACCGGGAGGCCCACACCGCCCTCGAAAAAGTCGCCGAGCGCGACGAGGCCGAGGACGTTCTCCGCTCGCTGGAGGTCGTCGAGGTCAACGCGATTCTGGACGAACACAACGAGACGGCGGAGTTGGCGACCGAACTGGCCGCGAGCGGACTCGGGAAACGTATCCTCTAG
- a CDS encoding HAD family hydrolase codes for MTDYDAILFDNDGVLVEPPSDDALRGAAERAFREVGVESPDDDHLAEVLRGVTPESLREVCGVYGVDPDEFWSARDRHASEAQLAEFRDGDRSRYDDVAAVADLAHDFGVVSSNQHATIEFVVDFCGFTDWFDTYYGREMGVESLEKKKPDPHFLERAMADLGADDALYVGDSESDVVAAHRAGLDSAFVRRDHCADVSLSVEPDYEVRDLHEVAEIADGE; via the coding sequence GTGACCGACTACGACGCGATTCTGTTCGACAACGACGGCGTGTTGGTCGAACCGCCGTCCGACGACGCCCTCCGCGGGGCCGCGGAACGAGCGTTCCGCGAGGTGGGCGTCGAGTCGCCCGACGACGACCACCTCGCGGAGGTCCTGCGCGGCGTCACGCCCGAATCGCTCCGGGAGGTGTGCGGCGTCTACGGCGTGGACCCCGACGAGTTCTGGTCCGCGCGGGACCGCCACGCTTCCGAGGCCCAACTCGCGGAGTTCCGCGACGGCGACCGGAGTCGCTACGACGACGTTGCGGCCGTCGCGGACCTCGCCCACGACTTCGGGGTCGTGAGTTCCAACCAGCACGCGACCATCGAGTTCGTCGTTGACTTCTGCGGGTTCACCGACTGGTTCGACACCTACTACGGCCGGGAGATGGGCGTCGAGAGCCTCGAAAAGAAGAAGCCCGACCCCCACTTCCTCGAACGCGCGATGGCGGACCTCGGGGCCGACGACGCTCTCTACGTCGGCGACAGCGAGAGCGACGTGGTGGCGGCCCACCGCGCTGGTCTCGACTCGGCGTTCGTCCGCCGGGACCACTGCGCGGACGTGTCGCTGTCGGTCGAACCCGACTACGAAGTCCGAGACCTGCACGAAGTCGCAGAAATAGCGGACGGAGAGTAA
- the gyrA gene encoding DNA gyrase subunit A — protein MSSDVPEPTNVDAARIETARIEDEMEQSYIDYAMSVIAGRALPDVRDGLKPVHRRILYAMHEEGVTSGSGHRKSSSIVGETMGNFHPHGDKAIYDSLVRMAQDFSMRYPLVDGQGNFGSVDGDPPAAMRYTEARMAPIAEELLADIDMDTVDFSANYDDRLQEPDVLPAAFPNLLVNGSSGIAVGMSTNIPPHNLGEIIDATVELIDNPDATVEDLMDHVKGPDFPTGANIVGHNAVHAAYKTGRGRIRVRAEYEVEERETGSDRIVITELPYQTNKARMVEKIADAVNDGSIEGIRDLRDESDRDGIRIVVELKQNAMVEVVKNQLLESFLEKTFGVINLALVDGQPKVLSLKETLRHYVDHRKEVVRRRSRYELEAAEDRAHILEGRLTALENADDVVDIIRDAEDRDDAKADLQAAYDFSGDQVDHIVRMQLGSLTSMEAAEIEDEYEEVEARIERLNEILGDESELLAVIKEELLEIKDEYDDERRTSFIEDTDEVTREDLIAEEDVVVVVTEQDYVKRMPVSRFDAQNRGGKGIIGGDIKEGDRVSKVFRANTHDYLLCFTNQGQVYRLKTYEIPEMSRTARGKSAVNLLELDDGEEITAVVNTDDFEDGECLSMVTRDGYVKRTAASEFDNILSTGIIAAKLEDGDELVDVKVTDGTTDLLVATRGGRAIRFDESEAREMGRNARGVRGVELRGDEVAGMVAAEPGTDRDLLTVTRNGYGKRTPLSEYRKQSRNGYGLVDIKTGDRNGPVTSVKAVGRDDDLVIMSEGGQIMRIRAADISEVGRNTMGVKVMEVEEEDSVASVDVIPDASEVPDESNE, from the coding sequence ATGAGTTCAGACGTACCCGAACCTACCAACGTGGACGCTGCACGTATCGAAACCGCTCGCATCGAAGACGAGATGGAGCAGAGCTACATCGACTACGCGATGTCCGTCATCGCGGGTCGAGCCTTACCCGACGTTCGAGACGGACTCAAGCCCGTCCACCGGCGCATCCTCTACGCGATGCACGAGGAGGGGGTCACCAGCGGGTCGGGCCACCGGAAGTCCTCGTCCATCGTCGGCGAGACGATGGGTAACTTCCATCCCCACGGCGACAAGGCAATCTACGACTCGCTGGTCCGGATGGCACAGGACTTCTCGATGCGCTACCCCCTCGTGGACGGACAGGGCAACTTCGGGTCGGTAGACGGCGACCCGCCCGCCGCGATGCGGTACACCGAGGCCCGGATGGCCCCCATCGCCGAGGAGTTGCTGGCCGACATCGACATGGACACGGTGGACTTCTCGGCCAACTACGACGACCGGTTGCAGGAACCCGACGTGCTTCCCGCGGCGTTCCCGAACCTGCTGGTCAACGGGTCGTCGGGCATCGCGGTCGGCATGTCCACCAACATCCCGCCGCACAACCTCGGCGAGATTATCGACGCGACGGTCGAACTCATCGACAACCCCGACGCGACCGTAGAAGACCTGATGGACCACGTGAAGGGACCGGACTTCCCGACCGGCGCGAACATCGTCGGTCACAACGCGGTCCACGCCGCGTACAAGACCGGCCGTGGGCGAATCCGGGTTCGGGCCGAGTACGAAGTCGAAGAGCGCGAGACGGGGAGCGACCGCATCGTCATCACGGAACTCCCCTACCAGACCAACAAGGCCCGGATGGTCGAGAAAATCGCCGACGCGGTAAACGACGGGTCCATCGAGGGCATCCGGGACCTACGCGACGAGTCCGACCGCGACGGCATCCGCATCGTGGTCGAGTTGAAGCAGAACGCGATGGTCGAAGTCGTCAAGAACCAACTGCTCGAAAGCTTCCTCGAAAAGACGTTCGGCGTCATCAACCTTGCGCTGGTGGACGGCCAACCGAAGGTCCTCTCGCTCAAAGAGACCCTGCGACACTACGTAGACCACCGCAAAGAGGTCGTCCGGCGGCGGAGTCGGTACGAACTCGAAGCGGCCGAGGACCGCGCACACATCCTCGAAGGCCGTCTCACGGCGCTCGAAAACGCCGACGACGTGGTGGACATCATCCGGGATGCCGAGGACCGCGACGACGCGAAGGCCGACTTGCAGGCGGCCTACGACTTCTCGGGCGACCAAGTGGACCACATCGTCCGGATGCAGTTGGGGAGTCTCACCTCGATGGAGGCCGCCGAAATCGAAGACGAGTACGAGGAGGTCGAGGCCCGCATCGAGCGCCTCAACGAGATTTTGGGCGACGAGTCCGAACTGCTCGCGGTCATCAAAGAGGAACTGCTGGAGATAAAAGACGAGTACGACGACGAGCGCCGGACCTCGTTCATCGAGGACACCGACGAAGTGACCCGCGAGGACCTCATCGCCGAGGAGGACGTGGTGGTCGTCGTCACCGAACAGGACTACGTGAAGCGGATGCCCGTCTCCCGGTTCGACGCCCAGAACCGCGGGGGGAAGGGCATCATCGGCGGCGACATCAAGGAGGGCGACCGGGTGTCGAAGGTGTTCAGGGCCAACACCCACGACTACCTGCTCTGTTTCACGAATCAGGGACAGGTCTATCGCCTGAAGACCTACGAGATACCCGAGATGTCCCGGACCGCCCGCGGCAAGTCGGCGGTCAACCTGCTGGAGTTGGACGACGGCGAGGAGATTACCGCCGTGGTCAACACCGACGACTTCGAGGACGGGGAGTGTCTGAGCATGGTCACGCGCGACGGCTACGTCAAGCGGACCGCCGCCTCGGAGTTCGACAACATCCTCTCGACCGGCATCATCGCCGCGAAACTGGAGGACGGCGACGAACTCGTGGACGTGAAAGTCACCGACGGGACGACGGACTTGCTGGTCGCCACGCGGGGCGGACGCGCGATTCGCTTCGACGAGAGCGAGGCCCGCGAGATGGGTCGCAACGCCCGCGGCGTCCGCGGCGTCGAGTTGCGCGGCGACGAGGTTGCGGGGATGGTGGCCGCCGAACCGGGCACCGACCGCGACCTGCTGACGGTCACGCGCAACGGTTACGGCAAGCGCACGCCCCTCTCGGAGTACCGCAAGCAGTCGCGTAACGGCTACGGTCTGGTGGACATCAAGACCGGCGACCGGAACGGCCCGGTCACGTCGGTCAAGGCCGTCGGTCGGGACGACGACCTCGTTATCATGAGCGAGGGCGGCCAAATCATGCGCATCCGGGCGGCCGACATCTCCGAAGTCGGCCGGAACACGATGGGCGTGAAGGTGATGGAAGTCGAGGAAGAAGACAGCGTGGCGAGCGTGGACGTGATTCCGGACGCGAGCGAGGTTCCGGACGAGAGCAACGAGTAG